The following proteins are co-located in the Silene latifolia isolate original U9 population chromosome 1, ASM4854445v1, whole genome shotgun sequence genome:
- the LOC141599498 gene encoding uncharacterized protein LOC141599498: MLSSSPATTTMSITPISIPPFSPSISHKNPQFHNTIFINFHNYHNHHVKTISFTKIPFKFHPPYLPTCSSSTNSSPIEDEEAELLEGISEILLEAGVSKEESLEIASKSRKYGKMLRDGVRDLDELSLWSSWMREHKNGEGGEMTDLPLLSLKEKVKCIAREKGDNGKIPYLESVGLSLSSAVHLSRILSNHSLSSLIQKVKYVKEIFFSSNDEKLVGKLARRMMLHLSISVDEDVQQTLSFFEKIDARRGGLDMLGCYDASFRYLIESFPRLLLLSVDNHMKPLVNFLESVEVPKDRMGNVLLLYPPLLFLDIKEVVKARSWTLEKTGALGKDFGKMLVKYPWILSAGVQKNYEEIAALLETKKVPKDSIDRAIINWPLLLGSSADKLKPMVEELDELGVRTNKLGKVIATSPQLLLRRKEEFWTMLTFLQDMGFDTGSIGKILARCPEIFTVRDVTTLHKKLEFLGGLGIFKEQHCRVIKKYPEFFMSDTDNTVMPRLRYLLKWGLSERTIASMVVRFSPLLGYSIKEVLKPKLEFLVNTMGKSIKEVAYYPRYFSYSLEKKIKPRYLVLRGRNVDCSLEEMLSKNDEEFASDFLGIGKASIY; this comes from the exons ATGTTATCATCATctccagcaacaacaacaatgtcAATTACTCCAATTTCAATTCCTCCATTTTCACCCTCaatttcccacaaaaatccccaaTTTCACAACACCATTTTCATCAATTTCCATAATTACCACAACCACCATGTAAAGACTATATCTtttaccaaaatacccttcaaattCCACCCTCCCTACCTACCCACTTGCTCCTCTTCCACCAATTCCTCCCCAATTGAGGACGAGGAGGCAGAGCTATTAGAGGGTATTTCAGAGATTTTACTCGAAGCCGGGGTTTCGAAGGAGGAATCATTAGAAATCGCTTCGAAATCACGTAAATATGGGAAGATGTTGAGGGATGGGGTTAGGGATTTGGATGAGCTTTCTTTGTGGAGTTCATGGATGAGGGAACATAAGAATGGTGAAGGGGGTGAAATGACGGATTTGCCCTTGTTGTCGTTGAAGGAGAAGGTCAAGTGTATTGCTAGAGAGAAGGGTGATAATGGGAAAATACCATATTTGGAAAGTGTTGGGCTGAGTCTTTCTTCTGCTGTTCATCTGTCTAGAATTCTTTCTAATCATTCTCTATCTTCCCTTATTCAAAAG GTTAAATATGTCAAGGAAATCTTCTTTTCTTCCAATGATGAGAAATTAGTTGGTAAACTTGCTCGCCGTATGATGCTCCACCTATCAATTTCAGTGGATGAGGATGTTCAGCAAACTTTATCATTTTTTGAAAAG ATTGATGCAAGACGTGGTGGCTTGGATATGTTAGGATGTTATGATGCTTCTTTTAGGTATCTCATTGAGTCGTTTCCTCGTCTACTTCTCTTATCAGTGGATAACCATATGAAACCGCTAGTCAACTTTCTGGAGAGTGTTGAGGTTCCAAAAGATCGCATGGGGAATGTCCTCCTTTTATATCCTCCACTTCTTTTCCTCGACATTAAAGAAGTCGTTAAAGCCAGATCATGGACCCTTGAAAAG ACTGGAGCTTTGGGCAAGGATTTTGGTAAAATGTTGGTGAAATATCCATGGATTCTTTCAGCCGGTGTCCAGAAAAATTATGAAGAAATTGCCGCTCTCTTGGAAACTAAGAAG GTACCAAAAGACAGTATCGATCGAGCTATTATCAACTGGCCTCTCTTGCTGGGCAGTTCAGCTGACAAGCTGAAACCAATGGTCGAAGAATTAGATGAGCTAGGTGTAAGAACCAATAAGTTGGGTAAAGTCATAGCTACAAGTCCTCAGCTTCTACTCCGAAGAAAAGAAGAATTCTGGACG ATGCTTACTTTCTTGCAAGACATGGGATTTGACACGGGAAGTATTGGTAAGATCCTGGCACGCTGCCCTGAAATCTTTACTGTTCGGGACGTTACAACCCTTCACAAAAAACTGGAGTTTCTCGGTGGCTTGGGCATATTTAAAGAACAACATTGTCGGGTTATAAAGAAGTACCCTGAGTTCTTCATGTCGGATACTGACAACACGGTAATGCCAAG GCTAAGGTACTTGTTGAAATGGGGGTTATCAGAGAGAACTATCGCATCAATGGTTGTACGTTTTTCCCCTCTACTGGGCTACAGCATCAAAGAAGTCCTAAAACCGAAGTTGGAATTCCTGGTGAACACCATGGGGAAGTCGATCAAAGAAGTAGCGTACTATCCAAGGTACTTCAGCTATTCTTTGGAGAAGAAGATAAAACCCAGATATCTTGTATTAAGAGGTAGGAATGTAGACTGTAGTTTGGAAGAGATGTTGTCCAAAAACGATGAGGAATTTGCTAGCGACTTTTTAGGGATCGGGAAAGCGTCTATCTATTAG